In Fusarium fujikuroi IMI 58289 draft genome, chromosome FFUJ_chr02, the genomic stretch GTAGTCAAGCAGCTGGTTGACCATTTTCCGAATTTCTCACATGAGAAGTAGAAAGGCATGAACTTTTTATTCGTATAGGCCAAGTTCAACTTACATCCCTGACAGTTCGGCCTTCCTGTGGCAGCGAATACAAGTGGCATATCTTATTGCAAATTCTCGTACCACTTCACATGACCTTCTAGATCCTATTTTCTCAGGAGTTGGTACAAATTATCATTCACAGTGATGCAGTTCGGACAGAGTTAACTTGCGTAAAGCACTTCAAACCTTCTAATACACCAGTTGGGGTGTCTGTTTAACAGACATCTTgacatcacatcacacaTACGGAACGGGTTCAAGAGGTACAAGACAAAGGGGCCGCTATATGGCAACTATAGACCTAGTCTGGCGAAAAAATACAATCATGACTCCCCGAGTCTGCCAGGgattaaaattacttaaaagaaTTTGTGCGGTTTGCTAGTGGTCCCTTATGATGAGCCGCGGTCGAGCATGCTAGCCCGCCGACGGCAGATATGATAAAATGAAACGCCGATGATGGCCGGGTATTTAGACAGGAGGGTTGAAAGAAGGAAGCTTGTTGGCACAAGCGGCAACAGCCTTGAGGGCCTTGGCGTTGGTGAGGGCAACAGCCTTGGCGGGCTGGGTGCGAGGAGTACCGTAGACGGGGAGGTCATCCTCAGCGGCAGGGGGAGTGTAGGCAACATCGTCGAGGCTGAGCTTCAAGCTAGGGACGGTGCTGATGTCGATCTTGGAGCCGTCGAGCTTGACAATCTCAACCTGGAGGCCGTTGGTGACGGCATCGGCAACCTTGGTAGGAGAGCAGGCAGCAAGAAGCTGAGGGGCGTCGGCAGCCTGGTCAGCGGAGAAAGAACCGTGGATGATACCCTCAGCAGGCTGTCGCATAACGACAAGACCACCAACGAGCTTTCCGGAGACGTAGACGTTGACCTGGGCAGGTCGCTCAACCTCGGTGACATCGAGCTGGACGTTGGCAAAATAACGGGTGGTGTTGGCACCAGCACGCTCCTCAATCAGGCCAcgctcctcaacatcacgaCGGCGGGAAGAACCGCTGCCATAGAGACGGTTGATGGTGGTTCGGGCGGAGCTAGAGAGCTGGCTGGCAGACATGCGCCAGTACTCGAGTCCAGCGTAGGTGTAACCGAAACCCTTGATGCTCTTAACACTGTCAGAGGTGTGGAAGTTACCCCTGGATCGGTAGAAGGGGTTGAGAGGAGAGCTGGGGGTGATGCGGGTGCCCTGGGGAGTAGAGTAACGGGCACCACCAGAGTAAGAGCCGGTGAAGGTGGACTGGCTAGGGTGCATGGCCTGCCAGTAAGCCCAGAGACGATCGACGTTGGCGTGGTGCAACCAGAAGATGGGATCGAAGCCAGAGAACTCGGTGGCGAGGAACTGGCCGGCGCAAGAAGCATCCCAGTGAATGGCGTTGTGGATCTGCTCGAGAGAAGCACCGTTGGCACCGGTGGAAGCGAACTGGTTGAAAGTGGTAGGTCGGGTCATGACATCGTAGACCCATTGCTTGTAAGGCCGCTGGCGGAGGAGCTTGTTGGCACTTGAAGGGAAGCTATCGGGAGCGGGACAGTGGTAGATGCGAACGCGGTGCTCGTCGTCCCATGATCCGTACTTGTTGTTGAGGGCGTCCTTGGGGAAGTTGTAGGTGTAAAGAGGGTTCTTCatgttgatggtcttgaggccGCTGCCATTGGGAACCTTAACGTTGACATTCTGCTGGGTGAGGATAGCGGGAATGCCATCGAGAGCCCAATCCCAGTAGGCGGCACGCAGGTTGTTGGCTGCATCAACGTACTGCTTGCGGTACTTGGAGGGGTAGAGGTTGGCCAGGCGCTTGGCATGCTCGACGAGGATCTGCTCGTAGAGCAAGACATAGGGACGATGCCATGTCAGGAAGATGCTCTCACCGTGAGGGCAGTATCCGGGCCAGCCATTGCCGCTTcgaccaccaccaccgtTCCACTGAATGAAGGGCTTTCCGTGAATACCGCCGACCTGGAAGTAGGACTTCCAGTCAGTCTCCTTAGCATCGTACATGGAGCGGACGGCTCGCATGTAAAGGTCCCTGGTGTTGAGATTAGCATTGGCCATGTTAGCAAGCACACGGCAGACTCACCAGGCGGGGCCGCCAGCCTTCTGCATGTCATTGATGTTCTTTCGAGCAGGAACAGCAGCTCCACCAGTGACGGGGACACCAGTAACGAAGATGTTCTGCTGCTGAGCCTCGACGGGGTTGACACCGCCGACGACCGCGAGAGCGGCAACTAGGAACTTGCCCAGCATGATGATTGTCCTGAAAAATAAAACGAATGTATTCGAACAGAAGTCGTGCGTCAATGTACGACTTTGCTTGCTCAAGAAAAAAGGACAAGATCGGAGAAGGAAGTGGTTAAGAGTGTGGGAAAACGTCCGAGATATAGTCAACCCTGAGCCATGACCACGGCGACAAGACGGGGGGTGTGAGAGGGCTGATGGCTATGGCTCTGGGAATAGGTCATGATCCCTTCTCCGCATCCGAACCTCCGTCCCAGCTGTcaatcatcgtcaaaggGGTTCGTAACGCCCCTCATAGTGGCCCTAGATGACAAGGGGGGAGGGGGTGCACAGGTAGGGCAAAGATCGATATTCCATAGGATGTGTCCACTGACGATGAGTTGAGAGCAACGCTCCCAATAACTCAAGTCAGCTTGTTCAATTCAAGTCTGACcccctgacttgcaagtcaggaaAAAAGGCTACAAGTTAAGTCTACCTAGgtcctgacttgcaagtcagcaAGTCAATATAGTagaattagtaatatataggtaccttttacctttacttttaaggaaattctataaacCCAGGGTAGGtctttttatcttatcttagctaattaatcagcagaaaaaaaagctcCCTGCGGggcttaccttacctaattaGGCTAGACCTGTGATCTGCAAGTCGACTTGTTCAATCCAATTCCAATTGGCTGAATTGTAGCCAATTCAAGCCTGACCCCCCCacaagtcaagccaatcaaAAAGTCggcttgaattgagttgttgggagCGTTGGTTGAGAGTTGCAAGGAGAGGAGCACTGAGCACTGAGCGATGAATGAGCTAGGAAGGTGTGGGTGAAATTGGGATATGACCCATGCACATGGACAAGCCAGGGTCATGGTTGCTTTTCTCTCGTCTTTTCTGTGCTTAGTAGCTCGTTCGCTCGTAACGCCACATTGAATGGATCAACGTCTGTGCCCCTGGCGATTTCCTAGGCCTGTCAAATTGCCTACGCGTCAACTATGTCTAGACGTTAGTCGAGACattgacaaggagaagaagaaaaggcaatCCTTCAGTGAGATCCAGTGCTGATAGTAAGAAACTTTGTCTGTCCTATGGCACGTCGTATTCGATGGTTGTGAAGAGACCAGAAGAAAACAGGGGGGGGGACAAGatcccagcccagcccagcccagcccaggcgAGCGGTACAATTGACCACAGCCCTGCTTCTGGGCTCTTCCAGCGGTTGGGGGAGCTAGGGAAGCTGGAAGTTGGAGTTGTTTGTGCCTGGTGAGTGGGCCAGGCTAAGGCAAAGGTGGTAGTGGGCCTGTCGCTCAGCGgcacgacacgacacgacacgacatGATACCCAGAGGACAAAGGGATTGTTGTGGTTAGGGGGTACTTTGCTCGGACACCTTGTATAGGTGAGATGCCG encodes the following:
- a CDS encoding related to tyrosinase precursor; this encodes MLGKFLVAALAVVGGVNPVEAQQQNIFVTGVPVTGGAAVPARKNINDMQKAGGPAWDLYMRAVRSMYDAKETDWKSYFQVGGIHGKPFIQWNGGGGRSGNGWPGYCPHGESIFLTWHRPYVLLYEQILVEHAKRLANLYPSKYRKQYVDAANNLRAAYWDWALDGIPAILTQQNVNVKVPNGSGLKTINMKNPLYTYNFPKDALNNKYGSWDDEHRVRIYHCPAPDSFPSSANKLLRQRPYKQWVYDVMTRPTTFNQFASTGANGASLEQIHNAIHWDASCAGQFLATEFSGFDPIFWLHHANVDRLWAYWQAMHPSQSTFTGSYSGGARYSTPQGTRITPSSPLNPFYRSRGNFHTSDSVKSIKGFGYTYAGLEYWRMSASQLSSSARTTINRLYGSGSSRRRDVEERGLIEERAGANTTRYFANVQLDVTEVERPAQVNVYVSGKLVGGLVVMRQPAEGIIHGSFSADQAADAPQLLAACSPTKVADAVTNGLQVEIVKLDGSKIDISTVPSLKLSLDDVAYTPPAAEDDLPVYGTPRTQPAKAVALTNAKALKAVAACANKLPSFNPPV